The following is a genomic window from Mycolicibacterium sp. TY81.
ACGCCAGCATGGCGTGCGCGTCGCTCCAGTAGGCGTTGTTGAGCCGGACGATCGCGGCGCCCAGCAGCGTCACCTTGTCCGGGAAGTGCCGGTACAGCCAGCCGCGGGAGACGCCGGCGGCCTCGGCGACCTCGGATACCGTCGTGGCGCGAATTCCCTTGGCGCGCATGCACTCTTCGGCGGCGTCGATCAGTCGATCACGCACGCTCTTCGGGGATTCTGGGCTTGCCACCGGGATGTCTCCTCACATGTCAACCGGGCGAACGACGATTCTGCCAGGGCGCTGACGCTAGTGCGCTACCCGTCAAGCATGGTAGACACTTCCAGGAATCTGTTCACTCGGGTGGTTCTCGTGATCGCCCATGCCCCGGGAGCCCACATGGCGGACACCCTTCAGCAGTTGCTTCGCGAACGCGCCGACCAGGACACCGTCGCCGTCAAGTACGGCGAGGCGACCTTGACCTGGCGAGAGTACGTCGCCGGAGCCCGGGCGCAGGCCGCCGCCCTGATCGGCCAGGCCGACCCGATGCGGCCGCTGCACGTGGGCACGCTGCTGGGCAACACCCCGGACATGCTCACGGCGCTGGCTGCCGCGGCCCTGGGCGGCTACGTGCTGTGCGGCATCAACAACACCCGTCGCGGTGCGGCGCTCGCCCGCGACATCGCCCGCGTCGAATGCCAGATCGTGCTCGTCGACGCCCAGCACCGCGACCTGCTCGACGGCCTCAGCCTGCCCGGCGTCACCATCGTCGACGTCACCGCGACCGAGTGGCCGCAGCAGGATCTGACCCCGCATCGTGAAGTCGGGCCCGACGACACCTTCATGATGATCTTCACCTCCGGCACCAGCGGTGAGCCCAAGGCCGTCGAGGTGGCGCACTCCATCGTGCTGTTCTCCGCGGCGGCACTCGTGCAGCGCTACGAGCTGACCGAGAAGGACACCTGTTATCTGGCGATGCCGCTGTTCCACTCCAACGGCGTCTACGCCGGCTGGGGCGTCGCGCTCGGTGCCGGCGCGGCGATGGCGCCCGCGCAGTTCTCCGCGTCGGGTTTCCTCCCGGATATCCGCCGCTACGGCGCGACCTACATGAACTACGTCGGTAAGCCGCTGGCCTACATCCTGGCCACCGCCGAGCAGCCCGACGACCGCGACAACCCGCTGCGGGTGGCGTTCGGCAACGAGGCCGCCGACCGCGACATCGACGAGTTCAGCCGCCGCTTCGGCTGCAGCGTGTGGGACGGCTTCGGTTCGACCGAGCTCGCGATCATCATCACCCGTTCCGAGGGGACCCCGGCCGGCAGCGTCGGCAAGGGTTTCCCGGGCGTCGCCGTCTACGACCCGGAGACCGTCCAGGAGTGCGAGGTGGCCCGCTTCGACGAGACCGGCGCGCTGATCAATGCCGAGGCGGCCACCGGCGAGCTGGTGAACACCAACGGCAGCGGCATGTTCCGCGGCTACCACAACGACCAGGGTGCGACGGACGAACGGCTGCGGCACGGCATGTACTGGTCGGGGGACCTGGCCTACCGCGACGCCGACGGCTGGATCTACCTCGCGGGCCGCACCGCCGACTGGATGCGCGTGGACGGAGAGAACATCACGGCGGCGCCCATCGAACGAATCCTGTTGCGGCACCCGGTGATCAGCCGCGTCGCGGTCTACCCGGTGCCCGACGAGTTCGTCGGCGACCAGGTGATGGCCGCCATGGTGCTGCGCGACGGCCAGGCCCTCGACCCGACGGCGTTCGCGGAATTCCTGGCCGCGCAGCCGGACCTGTCCCCGAAGTCCTGGCCGCGGTACGTCTGGATCGCCGACGACCTGCCCAGCACCGCGACCAACAAGATTCTCAAGCGGGAACTGGTTGCGTTGGGCACCGATCCGGCCTGCCGGGTGCTGTGGAAACGCGACGGCACGGAGTACGCGCCACTCGCCGAAAACTGATTTCGGCGATCGTGTCCCCACATTGGGTCCCCGTTCGTCTCACTGCTGTTGGACGATCAACCCAAAAGGAGACACCGATGAAATACGCAACGCTGATCTACACCCGTCCCGGTAGCCACGACGCCGAGCTCACCGAAGACGAGCAGGCCGCGCTGAGCGCGGAGTACATGGCCATGCGGTTCGAGCCGCAGTGCGTGGGCGGCGGCCACCTGCAGCCCGTCGAGACGGCCACCACCTTGCGGGGTGACGGCCTGATCACCGACGGCCCGTACGCCGACACCAAAGAGGTGTTCGCCGGCTACTTCGTCATCGAAGCCGACAATCTCGACCAGGCCCTGGAATGGGCGAAGCGGATTCCGGCGGTGCGCCTCGGCGGGGCCGTAGAAGTTCGTCCGCTGGTCGAGTTGCCGGGGGAGTTGGCCCACTGATCGAGGCGATCTTCCAGCGCGAGTGGGGCCGGGTCCTGGCCGCGCTCATCGGCATCCTCGGCGATTTCGAACTCGCCGAGGATGCCGCGCAGGAGGCATTCGTCCGCGCTGCCGAGCGGTGGGCCCGCGACGGTGTGCCCGATGCGCCGGTGGCCTGGCTGGTGCGGACCGGCCGCAACGTGGCGATCGACCGGTTGCGCCGCGAGCAGACGCTGCGCGCCAAAACCCGGCTGCTCCACGCCGATCAACAGGCAATCACCATGGACGACATCGACCTCGATGACAGCACCATCGGCGACGAGCGCCTGCAGCTGATCTTCATGTGCTGCCATCCCGCCCTGGCGCGTGAGGCCCAGGTCGCGCTGACGCTGCGGGCCCTGGGCGGGCTGACCACCGCCGAGATCGGCCGCGCGTTCCTGGTCTCCGAGGACACGATGAAGCGTCGGCTGTCTCGGGCCAAGACCAAGATCAAGGCGACGAACATCCCGTTCGCCCTGCCCGCGGACCCGGCACTGCCCGACCGGGTGTCGGCGGTGCTCGCGGTGGTCTACCTGATCTTCAACCAGGGCTTCACCGAGCGGGACGACCTCGCAGCCGAAGCGATCCGCCTCGGCTGCCTCCTCGCCGATCTCTTGGCCGACGAGCCCGAGGCCTACGGGCTGCTGGCCCTGATGCTGCTGCACGATTCGCGGCGCGCGGCGCGCGTGGTCGACGGCCGGGTGGTGCCTCTCGCCGAGCAGGACCGGGCATTGCACGACCAGGCCAAGATTGCCGCCGGCCGGGCCGCCCTCGACCGCGCGCTGGCCCTGCGGCTGGCCGCCGGGCCGTATGTGTTGCAGGCGGCCATCGCCTCCCTGCAGGCCGAGCCGGTCATCGATTGGCATGAGGTCGTGGTTCTGTACGAGCGGCTCGAAGCGCTGACCGGATCGCCGGTCGTCGCACTCAACCGCGCGGTCGCCGTCGCCGAGGCCGGCGATCCCGCCCGGGCGCTCGAGCTCATCGATGCCCTTGACCTGGGTGATTACCGCTATCTGCCGTCGACTCGCGCGGAATTGCTGCGTCGTCTGGGCCGCGCCGGCGAGGCGCGGACGGAGTTCGAACACGCCCTGGTGCTGGCGACGACCGAGCCGGAACGACGATTCCTGGAGCGTCGCCTGGCCGAGCTGGGGCAGTGCTGTGCCGAGGAATAGTCACCGGCCCGGAGGCGTTTAGGACCTTGGCGGCTGACCTGGCATAATCGACCGCCGAACCCCCTCGGTTCCGGTTCACGTCCGAATAATCGGGCGACCCGGCGCCATCGATCACAGAGGACCATGAAATGAAATCGGGTATTCACCCCGCATACGTCGAGACCACCGTGGTCTGCGGTTGCGGCAACAGCTTCCAGACTCGTAGCACCAAGGAAAGCGGCCACATCGTGGTCGAGGTGTGCTCGCAGTGCCACCCGTTCTACACGGGCAAGCAGAAGCTTCTCGACACCGGCGGCCGCGTGGCCCGCTTCGAGAAGCGGTACGGCAAGCGCAACGCCGGCTCGAAGGCCGCGTCCGAGAGCTAGCTTCGTTCACGGCGCCCGATCTGTCGCATTCGCGTCAGGTCCGGGCGCCGTTTTCGTATCCAGCATCCGGCACCCCAGAACAACCGCAGGAGTCCGAAAGTGGCAGAGACAGATACAGCGCCCCGCATC
Proteins encoded in this region:
- a CDS encoding YciI family protein; the encoded protein is MKYATLIYTRPGSHDAELTEDEQAALSAEYMAMRFEPQCVGGGHLQPVETATTLRGDGLITDGPYADTKEVFAGYFVIEADNLDQALEWAKRIPAVRLGGAVEVRPLVELPGELAH
- the rpmE gene encoding 50S ribosomal protein L31; this encodes MKSGIHPAYVETTVVCGCGNSFQTRSTKESGHIVVEVCSQCHPFYTGKQKLLDTGGRVARFEKRYGKRNAGSKAASES
- a CDS encoding RNA polymerase sigma factor encodes the protein MGEADSGGAPRRGRRSSSAGRVAGGVGPLIEAIFQREWGRVLAALIGILGDFELAEDAAQEAFVRAAERWARDGVPDAPVAWLVRTGRNVAIDRLRREQTLRAKTRLLHADQQAITMDDIDLDDSTIGDERLQLIFMCCHPALAREAQVALTLRALGGLTTAEIGRAFLVSEDTMKRRLSRAKTKIKATNIPFALPADPALPDRVSAVLAVVYLIFNQGFTERDDLAAEAIRLGCLLADLLADEPEAYGLLALMLLHDSRRAARVVDGRVVPLAEQDRALHDQAKIAAGRAALDRALALRLAAGPYVLQAAIASLQAEPVIDWHEVVVLYERLEALTGSPVVALNRAVAVAEAGDPARALELIDALDLGDYRYLPSTRAELLRRLGRAGEARTEFEHALVLATTEPERRFLERRLAELGQCCAEE
- the fadD1 gene encoding fatty-acid--CoA ligase FadD1, which gives rise to MADTLQQLLRERADQDTVAVKYGEATLTWREYVAGARAQAAALIGQADPMRPLHVGTLLGNTPDMLTALAAAALGGYVLCGINNTRRGAALARDIARVECQIVLVDAQHRDLLDGLSLPGVTIVDVTATEWPQQDLTPHREVGPDDTFMMIFTSGTSGEPKAVEVAHSIVLFSAAALVQRYELTEKDTCYLAMPLFHSNGVYAGWGVALGAGAAMAPAQFSASGFLPDIRRYGATYMNYVGKPLAYILATAEQPDDRDNPLRVAFGNEAADRDIDEFSRRFGCSVWDGFGSTELAIIITRSEGTPAGSVGKGFPGVAVYDPETVQECEVARFDETGALINAEAATGELVNTNGSGMFRGYHNDQGATDERLRHGMYWSGDLAYRDADGWIYLAGRTADWMRVDGENITAAPIERILLRHPVISRVAVYPVPDEFVGDQVMAAMVLRDGQALDPTAFAEFLAAQPDLSPKSWPRYVWIADDLPSTATNKILKRELVALGTDPACRVLWKRDGTEYAPLAEN